From a region of the Bacillus sp. 2205SS5-2 genome:
- a CDS encoding HNH endonuclease codes for MPKKPKKPCKHNGCPLLTDDKYCEFHAKLHVDDRANASERGYDNRWRKASKRFLNAHPLCKRCEQKGKLTQATVVDHIKPHRGDQSLFWNENNWQPLCKRCHDRKTRTEDQYPVYSF; via the coding sequence ATGCCAAAGAAACCAAAGAAGCCATGCAAACACAACGGCTGTCCTTTGTTGACCGATGATAAGTACTGTGAGTTTCATGCGAAGCTTCATGTAGATGATAGAGCTAATGCAAGTGAACGTGGTTATGATAACCGTTGGAGGAAAGCGAGCAAACGATTCTTGAACGCCCATCCTCTTTGCAAACGCTGTGAGCAGAAAGGAAAGCTCACTCAAGCTACGGTGGTTGACCATATCAAACCACACCGAGGTGACCAGAGCCTGTTCTGGAATGAAAACAACTGGCAACCTTTGTGTAAGAGATGTCATGACAGAAAGACAAGAACAGAAGATCAGTATCCTGTTTACTCTTTTTAA
- a CDS encoding helix-turn-helix domain-containing protein, protein MNEVERQTIYDLRLKGVGYKAIGAVLGKSRDSIRGFCKRNGLAGDSRVVALNVKEQMNNHLLCTCCGNPINQKGRGRARKFCSDECRRKWWKENPQARNKNETAIYHYTCPQCEKEFNCYGNKKRKFCSHDCYIKSRFWSEEDGV, encoded by the coding sequence ATGAACGAAGTAGAAAGACAGACGATTTATGACCTCCGGCTTAAAGGGGTTGGATATAAGGCTATTGGCGCAGTGCTTGGAAAATCCAGGGACAGCATCCGTGGGTTTTGTAAAAGGAATGGCCTTGCTGGTGATTCCAGAGTTGTTGCATTAAATGTGAAAGAGCAAATGAACAATCATCTACTCTGCACTTGCTGCGGGAACCCAATCAACCAAAAAGGTCGTGGAAGGGCTCGGAAGTTCTGTTCGGATGAATGTCGCCGGAAGTGGTGGAAAGAAAATCCTCAGGCACGAAATAAAAATGAAACAGCTATTTACCACTATACCTGCCCGCAGTGTGAAAAAGAGTTCAATTGCTATGGGAACAAGAAGAGAAAGTTCTGCAGTCACGATTGTTATATCAAATCAAGATTTTGGAGTGAGGAAGATGGAGTTTAA
- a CDS encoding terminase large subunit: MQKTRWNLCSFKVVVRVYDEEKAQHAVNFINCLKHTKGQWRGVPFDLLPWQDKIIRDVFGTVKENGYRQYNTAYIEIPKKNGKSEIAAAVALLMTCADNEWGAEVYGCASDRQQASIVFDVAVEMVDQSPALRKRFKPIMSMKRLVYKPTNSFYQVLSAEAYTKHGLNVHSVVFDELHAQPNRELFDVMTKGSGDARLQPLFFLITTAGTDRNSICYEIHQKAVDIMEGRKIDPTFYPVIYGIKDDDDWTNEKNWYKANPSLDHTIDIEKVRNAFISAKENPAEENIFRQLRLNQWVKQSTRWMQMEKWDACDDPVDLDSLRGRECFAGLDLSSTTDITAFVLVFPPRTDAEKFIVLPYFWIPDENLKVRVRRDHVPYDIWEQQGYIKTTEGNVVHYGFIEAFIEELGKKYNIKEIAFDRWGAVQMVQNLEGMGFTVVPFGQGYKDMSPASKELMKITLEKRIVHGSNPVLRWMMDNIFVKTDPAGNIKPDKEKSTERIDGAVALIMALDRAIRNENRESVYDGRGILIL; this comes from the coding sequence ATGCAGAAGACCCGATGGAATTTATGCTCTTTCAAGGTGGTGGTAAGGGTGTATGACGAGGAAAAGGCTCAGCATGCCGTTAACTTTATCAACTGCCTAAAGCACACAAAAGGTCAGTGGCGAGGGGTTCCTTTCGACCTTCTACCTTGGCAGGACAAAATCATCCGAGACGTATTTGGTACGGTCAAAGAAAATGGATATCGGCAATACAACACAGCTTATATTGAGATTCCGAAGAAAAATGGAAAGAGTGAAATTGCCGCTGCCGTAGCTTTATTGATGACTTGTGCTGATAATGAATGGGGAGCAGAAGTTTATGGTTGTGCTTCTGACAGGCAACAGGCCTCGATTGTGTTTGATGTTGCGGTGGAGATGGTAGATCAGTCACCAGCCCTTAGGAAGAGATTCAAGCCCATTATGTCAATGAAACGGCTAGTCTATAAACCTACCAATAGCTTTTATCAGGTATTATCTGCTGAAGCATACACGAAACATGGTTTGAATGTTCATTCCGTTGTCTTTGATGAACTACATGCTCAACCAAACCGAGAGCTATTTGATGTTATGACAAAAGGTTCCGGGGATGCTCGTCTTCAGCCACTGTTCTTTTTAATTACAACAGCTGGTACAGACCGAAATTCAATTTGTTATGAAATCCATCAAAAAGCGGTGGACATTATGGAGGGAAGAAAGATTGACCCCACATTTTATCCAGTCATCTACGGAATAAAAGATGATGATGATTGGACTAATGAAAAGAACTGGTATAAGGCCAATCCATCATTGGACCATACCATTGACATAGAGAAAGTTAGAAATGCATTTATTAGTGCGAAGGAAAATCCAGCTGAAGAAAACATCTTCAGGCAACTGAGACTGAATCAATGGGTGAAACAATCGACCCGTTGGATGCAAATGGAGAAATGGGACGCTTGTGATGATCCAGTCGATCTTGATAGTCTTCGTGGAAGAGAATGTTTTGCAGGACTTGACCTGTCAAGCACAACTGATATTACGGCTTTTGTATTGGTTTTCCCACCAAGGACAGATGCTGAGAAATTTATAGTTCTGCCTTACTTTTGGATTCCAGATGAAAACCTGAAAGTAAGAGTTAGGAGAGACCATGTTCCTTACGATATATGGGAGCAGCAAGGCTATATCAAAACGACTGAAGGGAATGTCGTTCATTATGGGTTCATTGAGGCGTTCATTGAAGAACTAGGGAAAAAGTACAACATTAAGGAAATTGCCTTTGACAGATGGGGCGCTGTACAGATGGTTCAGAACCTTGAAGGAATGGGCTTCACCGTTGTTCCTTTTGGGCAAGGATACAAGGATATGTCGCCAGCATCTAAAGAGTTGATGAAGATTACCCTTGAGAAAAGAATTGTTCATGGTAGTAACCCGGTTTTAAGGTGGATGATGGATAACATTTTTGTCAAAACCGACCCCGCAGGAAACATAAAGCCTGATAAAGAAAAAAGTACTGAACGTATTGATGGAGCTGTTGCATTGATTATGGCACTGGATCGGGCAATCAGGAATGAAAATAGAGAGAGTGTTTATGATGGTCGAGGAATATTGATTCTATAG
- a CDS encoding site-specific DNA-methyltransferase has product MEFKKLPIEDLIPASYNPRKKLKPGDSEFEKIKNSIEQFGYVEPVIVNKDMTVVGGHQRITVLMTLGFTEIDCVVINVDKTKEKALNIALNKISGEWSKELLADLIQNLQSLDYDISFTGFEPPEIDQLFNEVHDKDITEDDFDVEKELAEPAITQKGDVWLLGRHRLVCGDSTDQEVYQVLMNDQKANLVVTDPPYNVNYSSQAGSIQNDNMKDEEFYNFLLKAYKNLAASMERDASIYVFHADTEGYNFRKAFKDAGFYLSGVCIWAKQSLVLGRSPYQWKHEPILFGWLKDGKHNWYADRKQSTIWNFDRPSKNALHPTMKPVNLCAYPIQNSSMSNCIVLDPFGGSGSTLMACEQTNRICYTIELDEKYADAIVKRYIEHVGTDANVFLERDGEKLSYSDVPKPVLDEIL; this is encoded by the coding sequence ATGGAGTTTAAAAAACTACCTATTGAAGATTTAATTCCTGCTAGCTATAATCCCAGGAAGAAATTGAAACCGGGCGATAGCGAATTTGAGAAGATTAAAAACAGTATTGAACAATTTGGTTATGTAGAACCTGTCATTGTTAATAAGGATATGACGGTTGTCGGTGGCCATCAAAGAATTACAGTTTTAATGACATTAGGTTTTACAGAAATCGACTGTGTGGTTATCAATGTCGATAAGACAAAAGAGAAGGCTCTAAATATTGCATTAAATAAAATTAGCGGAGAGTGGAGCAAAGAGCTATTAGCTGACCTCATTCAAAACTTGCAGTCCTTGGACTATGACATCTCATTTACAGGTTTTGAACCACCAGAAATCGATCAGCTTTTTAACGAGGTTCATGATAAAGATATTACGGAGGACGATTTTGATGTTGAAAAGGAATTAGCTGAACCTGCTATTACCCAAAAAGGTGACGTGTGGTTACTTGGTAGGCATCGATTAGTTTGCGGGGACAGTACAGATCAAGAAGTATATCAAGTTCTTATGAATGACCAGAAAGCAAACCTTGTCGTAACGGACCCACCTTATAACGTCAATTACTCTTCACAAGCAGGTAGTATCCAGAACGATAACATGAAAGATGAAGAGTTTTATAACTTCTTACTCAAAGCCTATAAGAATTTGGCTGCTAGTATGGAAAGGGATGCATCCATCTATGTGTTCCATGCGGATACGGAAGGTTACAACTTCAGAAAGGCATTCAAGGATGCAGGCTTCTACTTATCGGGTGTTTGTATTTGGGCTAAGCAAAGCCTTGTACTTGGCAGAAGTCCTTATCAGTGGAAACATGAACCGATTCTATTTGGTTGGTTGAAGGATGGAAAACATAATTGGTATGCAGATAGAAAACAGAGTACTATCTGGAATTTTGATAGACCGTCGAAGAATGCTCTTCATCCAACGATGAAGCCGGTTAACTTGTGTGCCTACCCGATTCAAAATAGTAGCATGAGCAATTGCATCGTCCTGGATCCTTTTGGCGGGAGTGGTTCAACACTTATGGCTTGCGAACAAACGAATCGAATTTGCTACACAATTGAACTGGATGAAAAATATGCGGATGCGATTGTCAAACGGTATATCGAACATGTGGGAACGGATGCAAATGTTTTCTTGGAAAGAGACGGGGAGAAGCTATCGTATTCAGATGTTCCTAAACCTGTATTAGACGAAATATTATAG
- a CDS encoding VapE domain-containing protein, protein MKEPSERKDHKLKHDGNLTIATGRNRKELNWKNRDLLWSEVVQKLSSTVRTHETYEEYKKLSKSKQDEIKDVGGFIGGTLKGGRRKHDSVVWRQIVSLDADFVKGDLWASVETMFGYGCAMYSTHKHHPKNPRLRLVIPLSRPVTADEYVPIARRIAADLGIDFFDDTTYQVHRLMYWPSTSSDGEFDFKVLDEPWIDPDTVLARFPDWRDSSYWPESSRTVHERKKLADRQGDPKSKEGVVGAFCRTYSVVDVIEKYLNDIYVPCEDPNRYTYSAGSTAGGVVVYEDGDFAYSHHSTDPIGGRLCNAFDLVRMHLFGDLDETVKEGTPINRLPSYKAMVEEALRDKQVKLTLGKEQLSLAAGDFEEEEMEWLSELTRDQKGNIASSAPNVILILENDPALKDRIAMNDFVHRVVIKDDLPWRSAERGEYWSDTDDASLRNYLYSVYGIKGAGVIADAWSEVAVKYAFHPIKDYLNDLVWDGQKRIETLISDYLGADDNECVRMFTRKILLAAVTRIYRPGTKFDYCVVLVGPQGVGKSYIIKLLGKEWHSDSLITVKGKEAYEQLQGAWILEMAELTATKKVETEAVKHFISKSEDTFRVAYGRHNETFKRQCVFFGTTNDYDFLNDPTGNRRFLPITVNGGGSKNMWDDLTEEEVDQVWAEAKVLYEKGETLALSKDIEEKARELQAAHTQENPIAESIRTYLETEVPMNWYDLDIGTRRAYLHMDMGGSESDKTMKLSKVCAQMVWEELFQKDVSIMTRYDAKEINMIIQHTPGWKRVSSVRFDKTYGMQKGFRRELVYM, encoded by the coding sequence GTGAAAGAGCCAAGTGAAAGAAAAGATCACAAACTAAAACACGATGGTAATCTCACCATTGCGACTGGACGAAACAGAAAAGAACTGAACTGGAAAAACAGAGATTTGCTTTGGTCTGAGGTTGTTCAGAAGTTAAGTAGTACGGTTCGAACCCATGAAACCTACGAGGAATATAAAAAGCTTTCCAAATCAAAGCAAGACGAAATAAAAGATGTTGGTGGATTTATCGGTGGTACCTTAAAGGGCGGCAGAAGGAAGCATGACAGTGTGGTTTGGCGACAAATCGTGTCCCTTGATGCAGATTTTGTGAAAGGGGACCTGTGGGCATCTGTTGAGACCATGTTTGGCTACGGGTGCGCCATGTACTCTACTCATAAACACCATCCGAAGAATCCAAGGTTAAGATTAGTTATTCCTTTATCCAGGCCAGTTACCGCCGATGAATATGTACCGATTGCAAGGAGGATTGCTGCTGACCTCGGAATAGATTTTTTCGATGATACCACCTATCAAGTACACCGGCTGATGTATTGGCCATCGACATCATCTGATGGTGAATTTGACTTTAAAGTATTGGACGAGCCATGGATTGATCCAGATACTGTTTTGGCTAGATTTCCAGATTGGAGAGATTCTTCTTACTGGCCGGAAAGCTCAAGAACTGTTCACGAGCGAAAGAAGCTCGCTGATAGGCAAGGTGATCCTAAATCAAAAGAAGGTGTGGTCGGTGCTTTTTGCCGGACGTACTCTGTCGTGGATGTGATTGAGAAATATTTAAATGATATTTATGTCCCTTGTGAGGATCCGAATAGATACACATATTCAGCTGGTTCCACAGCGGGCGGGGTGGTGGTTTATGAAGATGGTGATTTTGCCTATTCTCACCATTCTACGGACCCGATTGGTGGAAGGTTATGTAATGCTTTTGATTTGGTTCGAATGCATCTATTTGGTGACCTTGATGAAACAGTCAAAGAGGGAACGCCAATCAACCGGTTGCCTTCTTATAAAGCCATGGTAGAAGAAGCCTTAAGGGATAAGCAGGTAAAACTGACATTAGGTAAAGAACAGTTGAGCCTTGCTGCAGGTGATTTTGAAGAAGAAGAGATGGAGTGGCTATCGGAATTAACAAGGGATCAAAAAGGAAATATTGCCTCCAGTGCACCGAATGTCATCCTGATTCTTGAAAACGATCCAGCTTTAAAGGACCGAATCGCGATGAACGATTTTGTCCATCGGGTTGTCATTAAAGATGATTTGCCATGGAGAAGTGCGGAGCGAGGGGAGTATTGGTCTGATACAGATGATGCCAGTTTGCGAAATTATCTTTACTCAGTCTATGGCATAAAAGGAGCGGGTGTTATTGCCGACGCTTGGAGTGAGGTGGCAGTGAAATATGCCTTTCATCCAATTAAGGACTATTTAAATGATCTCGTTTGGGATGGTCAAAAACGGATTGAAACCTTGATATCCGATTACCTTGGTGCTGATGATAATGAATGTGTCCGAATGTTTACCCGAAAGATTTTATTGGCGGCAGTCACAAGAATTTATCGTCCAGGTACAAAGTTTGATTACTGCGTAGTCCTTGTTGGCCCTCAAGGTGTTGGGAAAAGTTACATTATTAAGCTCCTAGGCAAAGAATGGCACTCGGATTCCTTAATTACTGTGAAAGGCAAAGAAGCCTATGAGCAACTTCAAGGTGCATGGATTTTAGAAATGGCTGAGCTGACGGCAACAAAGAAAGTAGAAACGGAAGCGGTAAAACATTTTATTTCGAAGTCCGAGGATACCTTTCGAGTTGCTTATGGCAGGCATAATGAAACATTTAAACGGCAGTGTGTTTTCTTTGGAACTACCAATGATTATGACTTTTTAAATGATCCGACAGGGAACCGTCGCTTTTTGCCGATTACGGTTAACGGTGGTGGTAGTAAAAACATGTGGGATGATTTAACTGAAGAGGAAGTTGATCAAGTTTGGGCGGAGGCGAAGGTACTGTATGAAAAGGGAGAGACCTTGGCTTTAAGCAAAGACATCGAGGAAAAGGCTCGGGAACTTCAAGCTGCTCATACACAGGAGAATCCAATTGCAGAAAGCATTCGAACGTATTTGGAAACCGAGGTTCCGATGAATTGGTATGACCTTGACATCGGTACGAGAAGAGCCTATTTGCATATGGACATGGGTGGTTCTGAGTCTGATAAGACCATGAAACTAAGCAAGGTGTGTGCTCAGATGGTTTGGGAGGAGCTTTTTCAAAAGGATGTATCGATCATGACCAGATATGATGCCAAAGAAATTAATATGATCATCCAACATACACCAGGGTGGAAAAGGGTGAGCTCTGTTCGATTTGATAAAACGTATGGTATGCAAAAAGGATTTCGACGTGAACTTGTATACATGTAA
- a CDS encoding DEAD/DEAH box helicase — protein MNYKPYHYQDYATQWIIEKEKSALFLEMGMGKSVSTLTAILELMYDYFDVAKVLVIAPLRVASTTWEEEVEKWDHLKDLRISKVLGSEKQRVAALYKKADIYIINRENVTWLVDWFDADWPFDMVVIDELSSFKSSKAQRFKALKKVRPFIKRLVGLTGTPAPNGLIDLWPQIYLLDGGERLGKTVTGYRERYFLPDKRNQMIVYTWKLKDGAEDAIYEKLSDICVSMKAKDYLELPERIDNVIPVELSKKAKEQYDQLEKELILSIEEADVLAGSAAVLANKLLQMANGAVYDEDGEVKRIHDEKLKALDELIEVAGGKPMLVFYGYQHDKDRLLKHLKKLKPRILQSDQDIKDWNQGKVQVLLAHPASAGHGLNLQTGGNIIIWFGLTWSLELYQQANARLWRQGQKQTVVIHHIIAKGTIDERVMKALEDKDVSQAALIEAVKSRMNRYKEGLPHGS, from the coding sequence TTGAATTATAAACCTTATCATTATCAGGACTATGCCACACAGTGGATTATCGAAAAGGAGAAATCAGCACTTTTTCTTGAAATGGGAATGGGAAAGTCAGTGTCCACCCTAACGGCCATTTTGGAATTGATGTATGACTACTTCGATGTGGCGAAGGTGTTGGTTATTGCTCCGCTCCGAGTAGCGAGTACCACTTGGGAAGAAGAAGTGGAAAAGTGGGATCATTTGAAAGACCTTAGAATTTCCAAAGTGCTCGGTAGTGAAAAGCAAAGGGTAGCTGCACTATATAAAAAAGCTGACATCTACATCATCAATAGAGAAAATGTCACTTGGCTCGTGGATTGGTTTGATGCCGATTGGCCTTTTGACATGGTGGTTATCGATGAGCTATCCAGCTTTAAATCTTCAAAGGCCCAGCGGTTTAAGGCTTTGAAAAAGGTGAGGCCTTTTATTAAAAGATTGGTTGGACTAACAGGAACCCCAGCACCAAACGGTTTGATTGATTTGTGGCCACAGATTTATTTACTCGACGGTGGAGAGCGTTTAGGCAAAACAGTCACTGGTTACCGAGAGAGATATTTTCTTCCGGATAAACGAAATCAAATGATCGTCTACACATGGAAGTTAAAAGATGGAGCCGAAGATGCGATTTATGAAAAGCTCTCCGATATCTGCGTGAGTATGAAGGCCAAAGATTACCTCGAATTACCTGAAAGAATCGACAACGTGATACCAGTGGAATTGTCGAAAAAGGCGAAAGAACAATATGATCAATTAGAAAAAGAATTGATTTTATCGATTGAAGAAGCGGATGTATTAGCTGGATCTGCAGCAGTACTAGCTAATAAATTATTACAAATGGCGAACGGTGCTGTTTACGATGAAGACGGTGAAGTGAAGCGGATTCATGATGAAAAGTTAAAAGCGTTGGATGAATTGATTGAAGTTGCAGGTGGAAAACCAATGCTTGTGTTTTATGGGTATCAGCATGATAAGGACAGGCTATTAAAACACCTAAAGAAATTGAAGCCGAGAATCCTTCAATCGGATCAAGATATAAAGGATTGGAATCAAGGGAAGGTTCAAGTCCTTCTAGCTCATCCAGCATCAGCTGGTCATGGGCTGAACCTTCAAACTGGTGGGAACATCATCATCTGGTTTGGCCTTACATGGAGCCTTGAACTTTACCAGCAAGCCAATGCAAGATTGTGGCGGCAAGGGCAAAAACAAACGGTCGTCATTCACCATATCATTGCCAAAGGCACCATTGATGAGCGAGTGATGAAAGCGTTAGAAGATAAAGACGTGAGCCAAGCTGCTCTTATTGAGGCAGTGAAATCAAGAATGAATCGATATAAAGAGGGTTTGCCACATGGATCGTAA
- a CDS encoding phage terminase small subunit P27 family — protein MAQRGRKPKPTALKALEGNPGKRDLNQKEPKPEKKAPRCPSWLEPEAKKEWRRMVKQLEQLGILTEVDMAAFAGYCQAYARWKEAEEFITKHGTIVKTPSGYWQQVPQVSIAQSYLKTMNRFCEQFGLTPSSRTRIVADKPNDAEDPMEFMLFQGGGKGV, from the coding sequence GTGGCTCAACGTGGAAGGAAACCGAAGCCAACTGCACTGAAGGCATTAGAAGGCAACCCAGGGAAGCGTGATCTGAATCAGAAGGAACCGAAGCCTGAAAAGAAAGCACCAAGATGCCCATCTTGGCTGGAACCAGAAGCCAAGAAAGAGTGGCGAAGAATGGTCAAACAACTAGAGCAATTAGGAATCCTGACTGAAGTAGATATGGCTGCCTTTGCGGGATATTGCCAAGCCTATGCCAGATGGAAAGAAGCAGAAGAGTTTATCACCAAGCATGGAACCATTGTCAAAACCCCTTCAGGATATTGGCAACAGGTGCCGCAGGTTTCAATTGCCCAGAGTTATTTAAAGACCATGAACCGCTTCTGTGAGCAATTTGGATTAACTCCTTCATCACGGACTAGAATTGTGGCTGACAAACCAAACGATGCAGAAGACCCGATGGAATTTATGCTCTTTCAAGGTGGTGGTAAGGGTGTATGA
- a CDS encoding VRR-NUC domain-containing protein yields MNEASVEKRLKMKVKENGGLALKLVSPGFAGVPDRLVLFNGSKVAFVELKAPAKKLRALQRKRKKQLEALGFKVYKIDSYGAVDQMIEEMVL; encoded by the coding sequence ATGAATGAAGCGAGCGTGGAGAAAAGGCTCAAAATGAAAGTGAAGGAAAATGGCGGGCTGGCTTTGAAACTTGTGTCGCCCGGTTTTGCAGGCGTGCCAGACAGGTTGGTGCTCTTTAACGGCTCAAAGGTCGCCTTTGTGGAATTAAAGGCACCGGCTAAGAAGCTACGAGCATTACAACGAAAAAGGAAAAAACAGCTGGAAGCTTTAGGCTTTAAAGTTTATAAGATTGATAGCTATGGGGCTGTCGATCAGATGATAGAGGAGATGGTCCTTTGA
- a CDS encoding DUF6329 domain-containing protein produces MKALFGRKVSNLAELKEITKEAVKQGQQGQTYIVTKVVELEDKDFHTFAHDFFNDQPWITEDDGGVNKKREARCIRVINKDTGEKVLVNSEGYSYPRYTAIEND; encoded by the coding sequence ATGAAAGCATTGTTTGGAAGGAAAGTTAGTAATCTAGCGGAGCTGAAGGAAATCACTAAAGAAGCCGTTAAGCAAGGACAGCAAGGTCAAACCTACATCGTAACAAAAGTAGTGGAGTTAGAAGATAAGGATTTTCATACCTTTGCGCACGACTTCTTTAATGACCAGCCTTGGATCACAGAGGACGACGGTGGAGTGAATAAGAAGCGAGAGGCCCGCTGCATTAGAGTGATCAATAAAGATACGGGTGAAAAAGTTCTAGTGAACAGTGAAGGCTATAGTTATCCAAGATATACAGCAATTGAAAACGACTAG
- a CDS encoding DUF1492 domain-containing protein, translating to MDAKEYLSQAFQLDQRINSKLEQVSMLRDLALKTTSVLQDDKVQSTKQQSPMESALVKLMSLEEEINDDIDQLIDLKRELATFVSEIENPSHRLLLELRYLSGSTWEEVAAMMGYDVRWVYRLHRKALKEATERLENNTVECI from the coding sequence GTGGATGCTAAAGAATATTTATCCCAGGCTTTTCAGCTGGACCAAAGAATAAACAGTAAATTAGAACAGGTTTCCATGTTACGGGACCTTGCTTTAAAGACAACATCTGTCCTTCAGGATGACAAGGTTCAAAGTACAAAACAGCAATCCCCGATGGAAAGTGCTCTCGTTAAGTTAATGAGTCTGGAGGAAGAAATCAATGACGACATTGATCAGTTGATTGATTTAAAGCGGGAGTTGGCAACCTTCGTATCTGAAATAGAAAATCCTTCTCACCGGTTACTTCTTGAGCTTCGCTATCTTAGTGGGAGCACTTGGGAAGAAGTAGCTGCCATGATGGGATACGATGTACGTTGGGTTTACCGGCTACATCGTAAAGCATTGAAGGAAGCAACGGAACGATTAGAAAACAACACGGTGGAATGCATATGA